The genomic segment ACACTCAATCACATGGGAAACTAGAGAGGGAATAAGAGAAAAAACGGGAAAAGCACTTGGCTCTCTCAAAATCAATTTATTAGTAGTCTCACTTGTCTCCGTTCTCATTTCGTTCTTTATGATCACAAATGCTTTCTCTTCTTTATTCTATGCGAGAAAGAAAGAATTTGGTATCCTTTTGAGTTTAGGCAATAGCCGTTTCTCAAATTTTGTATTGTTTGCTGTACAAGCCTTTGTATTAGGTCTAGTTGGCTCTATCTTAGGAGTGTTATTGGGCACATATCTCATTGATTTTCCTATTCTATCTTCCTCCAATACCATTACTGATGAACAACAAATTCGTTCTTACCATAATGTACCTGATTGGATTTATCTTTCTAGTTTAGCAATTGGATCCTTAGGAGCCTTAGCTGCTGCTCTTTCTTCATCATGGAAATCCTACCAAATCCAAGCAATTGAGTTGGTGCGAGAAAGATCAGAAGATAAAGAAACACATTCAAAGGTTTTTCTCTATTCATTCTGGGTGGCCATTTTATTTGTGCTCATTGGCATCACCGTTGGTCTCTTTCCAAAACCACAATCCATCATATATGGACTCTTAGGTGTTGGATTCATCATCATAGGGACAGTTCTTCTTCTGCCAATGTGCATCCAAAAAGCCTTCTCCTTTTTATTTGCCATCTTTCCTTCATTAGCTGGAAAGGCTTTACTCAGGATCTCATGGGAAGAGATCAGAAGAGAGCCACTTCACAATTCCATAACTGTATCTACGATCTTTTTATCGATTGCACTTGTGTTCACTTTGCAAACATTAACGGATAGTTATGAAAGTTCTCTTTTGCGGTGGGTGGAAGAAGAAAATCCTTTTGACTATTCATTGATTGACGAAGAGAAACTAGCAACAGGCGAACCTGGAATTCCAATTTCTTTGTATGATGAATGGAAAAATAAGTATCCAGAATGGAAATTAGAACCATTCATTATACAGCCAAAATTCCCCGTTGAAAAAAATTATTACACCTTACATGCATATCCTTTTTCATCTAAAGAAAATGAAATTATGGTATCGAATAACTTTTGCTATTTAGAAAAAAAATGTGACGGCGATTTTTTAACATTTCATACCGAAAAAAGAGGAATGACTAGTTTTCGAATCAAAGCTGTGAAAGAGCATTTCTTTTCTGAAAGGGGAACAATTATGATGAGCTCCGACCATTATGACCTCTATTTCAAAATTAAATACTTAAATTCATTGCGAATTCAATTGCCCACTGGGGCAAATCGATCAAGTGCAGAAAAAGAGCTCCAAAACCAAGTCAAAAAGCATAAAAGTTTAAAACTATTAAACCAAAATGAGTTGAAAAATCTTTATGTAATAGGAATGAGGCAGGTATTCAAAAGCCTAGATCTCTTGAAGTTATCCTCGATTTTTTTAACAATGCTTTCTTTGTTAAATGCTCTTTTGTACCAGATCAAGGAAAAGGGGAAGTTACTCGCAAGTTTACGTGCAATCGGCATGGACAAATTTCAGCTCTTTCAATTTGTTTTCTTCCAAAGCGCATTTTTAACAGGCTTTGGTTTCCTAATTGGTGTCTTGAACAGTGCCCTAGTTGCTCCAGTCGTGGTCTTTGGGATCAATAAAAATGCATTTGGCTGGAGTCTAGATTTTCGTTACCCGATTTCTTGGTTAGGGATCGGCTTCTTTCTTGTACCAGTCTTAGCTACATTTGTCTCCTTACTGGCATTCGCTTCACAAAAAAACTCTAAGCTTTCCCAGGACCTAAAATAGGAATAAATACTTTACAATCTGCTAATTTGTCCTTCAATTTTGTCCATGGCTGGAACAATCAAAGTTGCCTTGGAATTGGTCGATTCCATTCGAAAACAAAATATCGAAACCAAGGACAAAATCCCTGGTTCAGACACTTTTTTACGAGTTTGGGCTGCTCAGTTTAGTAGAACGGAAGATGAGATTCGAAAGATTCTCTACAATCTTAGAGAGAGCCATTATATCTTCATTATCAATACGGTAGCTCCGGATCCCAATTTATTTGTCTACGGCGAAGAAGTGTACATGATTGCCGAGCATGAAATTTTGACCGAGCTAAAACGAGACGCTGATACTAGTTTAGAAAGAATTTATGAATCTAGTAATTACAAACGAAAATCTTCCTTTCAGATTTCCAGAGAGCTATTCCCAAGAATTAAAGAATACAACAACACTCCTTTAGGTAGAGCGATCAACCTTGTTGTTATGTTAGAAGAGTATTTAAGGATACTCTCATCCACTAGTTACGAGTATACGGAACAGTGGCGAAAACAAAAACTCCAAGAGCTGTATGCAAGCGAAAGCACGACGGAAGAAATATCCTCTGCTTTCTCACAGGCAACAGAAACCAAAAGAGCTGTTGACATCATGAAGGAATCTGGCAAGGAAAAGCAAGATCCTAGTTGGTCAAAGGCGACTCAGAGTTTCACTGTTGAATTCCTATTAAGGGTACATTTTAGAAAATATGAATTTGATATTATAAAAAAATTGATCCAAACAGGGAAAATTTCCCAAGAAAAAGAATTAAAATTTATCCGTGATACTCTTAACCTTATGGAAACTCGCACAAACGAAGACCGTATATTGAAGCGTTATATGGAAGAAATGATTGAGCTTAGACGTTATTGCCAAGCCAAGCTCAACATCATGAGACAAGGGTCACAGCCAAAGCAGGCTAGTTAAGATTCGAAAAAACCTGCTTTGTTTAAATTGATATACACCTGAAAGAGAAATAATACCAAACTGATAAATAACATTCTCCTTTTAAAGGAGAACTTTACATTCAAATAATTTGGTTTTTCTGGAAGGTAGAGAAAAAAGATAATCACGTTTACGTTGAAAAACAAATAAAAGGATTCTAAGTTTAAAAAAGGAAACTTCTCAGAGAGTCCAGGAAATTTCAAAACAACTAGAAAAAATATTGAAGGACTCATAAAAAGAGCATTTTTCCAAGTGAATAGTTTTTCATCTTCATTGTCATAGACGATCTCAAGTTTGGTTTCTTTTCTCAATTCTTCAGTAAAAGCATCTATTTCTTGTAAGTTGACAATGGGGAATATACGTTCTTTTGTCTCAATGATGATCCGTTCATACCCTCGAAATTTATCTCTTGTTATCTTTTCAATATCTTTGTTACGAATTGCCGCACAACTTCCGTAGGCATCAAACTGTTTAATCGTGCCACCCTGCAACTCTACCATCCCTTTTGTAAGTATTTCTAATTGTTTTGTGAAATTCTTTCTTAAAAACCATACCAGAACAGCAAATAATGGTAGAAAGATCAAAAGGAATTTTGGTCTCTCTTCTGCGGGAATTTGAAGGGTATTAAAGCCCAAGAACAAAACAAACATCGAGAGAACAATCAACGTTCTCTGTAATAATTTTTTGCGGAACAAATCCGTGTTATAAAGAAAGAGTTTTTTTTCTGTCATCGAAAATCCTCTTTCCGAAAGAGGGCTTCCATATGAATCCCTTCCTTTTCCAATGCTTCCCGTCCACCCTCTTGTCTGTCTAAAATACAAACACCTTTTGTCACCTCGATCCCAACCTCTCGCAATGCTCTTACGGCCTTGATCGTAGAGCCACCAGTTGTAATCACATCATCTAACACCAAACATTGTTTTACTTCCTTGTGGAACCCTTCGACTTGTTGCCCCGTGCCGTGGTCTTTTGCTTCTTTTCGTATGATCAACGGGTATTTTTGGATTCCACGCGCTTGGTAAGCGAGTGCGAGTCCGTAAGTGAGCGGATCTGCGCCCAAGGTCAGGCCTCCAATGGCGCCAAAAGTACCCGGGAACTTGGGGATTACCTCCTCGATGAGCACTTCACACAGGAGATGGAGGCGTTCTGGGTGGAGGGTGATTTCTTTGCAATTGAAGTAGTGTTGGGATTCCTTTCCGCTTGCTAGCCGAAAGGGTTTTTCGGAAAAGCGGTAGGCATAGGATTTCATCCATTCAAACACCTGGTTTTTCTTATCTAGGGACATAATCACAGTCTTCCCATTTTCCTTTTTAGGAAAACAAAAATTCAAAACCTTCCTTGCTCACCTTCCGTATGTCGATAGAGGCGGACTAAAGGTTACCGGCGGCAAGTTGGGAAGGCTTAAGAAAGATGGGAACGTGTAGGAACAGGGAAAATACGGAAGTAAAGTGATTTAGAAGATGAGTTTATATATAAAGTAGCATTTTAAATGAATTAGAAGTAAAAATAAAGTCAGTTACGAATTTAAGTTAAAATATTTTCACTACTTATATTATATTTAACTCGACTTTATAAGTCTTATATACATTTATAGACTTTAAATTGATTTATAGATTGACTAAAATTCGCAATCCATAAGAAAAAGAACAAAATTAGAAAAAGAAAAGTGCCAATTTTAAGCCCTAGGGAGGAGATCGATTGGACCGTTTGCCATTGCGAGAACGAAAGAAACACCTAATCAAAGAGGCGATTGCCCAGTCGGCTCGGGAATTGTTTTCAGAGCGCCCCTTCTCCCAAGTGACGGTTGCGGAAGTAGCCGACCATGCCAATGTCAGCGTAAAAACTCTCTTCACCTACTTTCGCTCCAAAGATGATCTTCTGTTTTTTGAAGAGTCCAATTTTTGCGAAGAGATCCTGGCAGCGCTTGCGAACCGAAAGCCAGGTAGCTCCTACCTCGAAGCCATGCAAGGCTTTCTTTGGGATTTGATCCACGAACTCCAAGGGGAATCCATTTTGGGATCCTTCCCTGGTTTCCATACCTCTATGACCATTCCAGAACTGCAGCCTCGGCTTTCCCTCCTCTGGGATCGCTACGAAGGTTTGATTGCAGAACAAATTTCCAAAGACGAAGGATTTGAGCCCGCCGACCCCGAACCCCGGATCATCGCCTCTCTATTGCTATTGCCCTTCCGCCAATTGACCATGGCTAGCTGGAGGAGCACATTGGAAGCCATGAACCCATCCAAACGGATTTCTACTCTAGAAAAATGGCATAGCCGAACGCAGTCTTTGATTGCCGATGGAATCAGGATGTATGGTAGGAAGTGATGTGCCTTATCGGCACATCATCTTTAGAATTGACTAGTTGGTTCTTGTTTTGTCGGAGAGAGAACCTAAGAATTTTGCGATCTTTGTGACATCTGCCTCAGAGAGGTTTTGGCCTAACTGGTGGTATCCCATCTTCTTAATGGCATCTTCTAGAGTTGCCACCTTTCCATCATGGAAATAGGGTCCAGTCAAAGCAACATTGCGGAGGGACGGCACTTTAAAGAAGTACTTATCACTTGCATCTTTTGTGACATTGAACCTTCCCAAGTCATTGGTTTCATATGGATTGACTTGGCCAAGTTTGCGGAACGAATCCCCGCCGAGTAACTTACCTCCGTGGCAAGAAGTACATCCTGAGCTAATAAATGTTTGAAGTCCGTTCTGTTCCTCTTGGCTGAGGGCACTGTGGTCACCATTCACAAAGTCATCAAATCGAGAAGGAGAGACCAAGGTCCTCTCAAATGCGGCAATGGCCTCTGCTAGGTTTTCGTACGTAATCGCGTCTTTCGCAGAAGGGAATGCTTTCGCGAATAAACCTGGGTATTCAGAATCATCCTTTAGCCTCTTTAGCACTTCTGCCTCATTCGGCATCGCCATTTCGCCTGGGTTCAAAATCGGGCCTTTTGCCTGTTCATGTAAATTTTTAGCTCTACCATCCCAAAATTGTAAGAAATGGAATCCTGCGTTTAAAACAGTGGGCGAATTTCTATCTCCTGTTTTTCCAAATGCACCTGGAGAGGTAGGCAAATTGTCCACTCCAGCCGCCTTCCCTTCTACATTGTGGCAGGAATTGCAAGATTGGGTATTATTCTGGGAAAGTTTCTTTTCGAAGTAGAGTTTTTTCCCGAGTGCAATGAGCTCAGGAGTGTCGTTTTCAGCGCCTGGCATGCTGGTAGGAAGTGCACCCAACATTTGTTTTGCCTTTGCTTGCAGTTCTTTGGTTTCTTGTGAGGGGCCGCATCCTACGAGCCCAAGACAAAGAATTACCAAAACAGAAAGAGTGTATTTTTGTTTTGTCATAGAAATCCCTCGGTAGGCTCATTTCTTTTCTTCTGGACCTTTTTTCAAGAGTTTTCAAATGGACTGAGTCTTTTTTTAGAATGCCCCTAAATTGCTCAGATTCTCAGCACATTGCCTAGATCCAAAGAGATCGCTGTTCTAAAATCCGTCAAGATGAGGCAAAGCCGTGCTTTTTCTGTTTCGAACCGAGTTCTTTTCTACTTTTTTCCATGTTGGCATACTTTATGCATATGAGTCTAGCAGGAGTTAATCATGGAATCGAGAAAAAAAGAAAGAATCACGGCGGCATGGGATGATTTCGTTGTAAAGATTTACTCAGTGAATGGATCCCCTGAATACCTTCTCGCGAGTTTCGATAACATCTCAGAGATGGGTGTGCGAGCAACCCTGGAAATGGGTGTCGATGTCAAAGAAAAGGATCTGGTCACTGGGATCATAGAAAGTGAACTGACCAAATGTAAGATCAAATATTCTGGGAAAGTGGTTTGGCTAAAAACAACTGAGCAAGGCATCCAATTTGGAGTCAAATTTGATGAGGAGCTCTTGTTACCTGACGTATTCATTGCACGCTCTATGGCTGCTGCCTAAGTTTAGATTCCTTACGATTTATCCAGAGGGAGCTTGATCCAGAGCTGCGCTATGCCGATACTCAAGGTAGGCCATCTGTATGTCTGCACCCAAACATTTAATCTCTTGGAAAGATTGGACGGATTCGGAAATCGAAGAACTCCTAAACTTTGCCATCTATGTAAAAAATAACCGAGTCTACTTCTTTGGACACATGGCAGGTCGTTCTATGGCTATGTTATTCCAAAAAACCTCAACGAGGACAAGGGTTTCCTTTGAGGCTGGGATGACTGAACTCGGAGGCCATGCCATATTTCTGGATTGGATGTCATCCAACTTTTCACTCTCTGACATTGACTTTGAAGCAGCCTATCTGTCTAGGAATGTCTCCATCATTATGGCAAGACTCAAGAAACACGAAGATTTACTTACCTTAAAAGAGGGCTCGCAAGTACCGGTCATCAATGGATGTTGCAATCTATTCCATCCCTGCCAAGCACTGGCAGACATTTTGACGATCGCAAATGACAGGCCAAATGATTGGAAAAAAACTAAAATCTGTTACATTGGAGTACATAACAATGTTGTAAACTCCTTGATAGGAATTACGGCAGCATTAGGTATTCATCTAACTCTGGTTACTCCGATCGCCCACGAAGAATCTATCGTAAAAGAAGTCGTCAAAAGGGGACAGGCAAAAAAAACTCTCACTTGGGAAACAGACTTAAAGATAGCCGTAAAAGACGCAGATTACATCTATACTGATACTTGGGTAGATATGGAATTTTTCAACGACCCGGAATTCCAAAAAGAAAAGGAAGAGAGAATTCGATTGATGATGCCCTACCAGGTAAACCAAGAACTCTTAAAACATACAAAAGCAAAGGTGATGCACGATATGCCGATCCATGCAGGCTATGAAATCACAAGAGAAGTTGTATCTTCGGAACGTTCTATCATCTTTACGCAAGCTGAGAATCGCTTAGATGCCCAAAAGGCAGTCATTCTAAACTTACTCGATAGCCACAAATAAGAGTTAAGCTTGGTTAACCATCCAACGGCTGAATTGATCCAAAAATTTTAAAAAAATCGCTTTTGATTCTTGGCTGAAAGAGAATTCTTCGAGTGATTGTTTGTAACAAGAAAGCCAAACCTGGCGGCTCTCTTCATTAATAAGAAAAGCAAAGTGCCGCATTCTCATCCTCGCAGGTCCCCAATTGTGTAAATAAAGTGAAGGTCCCCCCGTTACCTGAATCATAAAGTCCGCCTGCTTTTGTTTGGCGAGAGTAAGCTCTTCTGGAAACATTGCAGCTATTTTTGATTCGGCAATCAAATCATAAAAACGAGAGACCAAATTCCGCATCCCCTCTTCCCCCCATTCTGAAAATATACCTTCTAATCCAGGCATGGGCCCTGGAGGGCCTTCGGGCGGAGTAAATATATCTCGTTCGGGCATCAAAATTTGCTTATTCGATTGCTAAGTAAATAGAGGTCACCGAAACTGTGTCAGCAGCATCTATTTCTTTTTCAGTAAAGACAGTCTGTACCCTTTGTAAATCGATCGCCTCTGCGGATAGGATGGCACGTATTTCCTCCGATCTCTTCTTCATCAATCTAGTTTGGTAGGCAATATCGCCAGACGTATTTGTCTTATGAACGAGTAGTATCTGATAATTTTCCTGCACATTTTTTAGTGACTGGGCAAGTTCTCTGATCTTTGATTTTTCAGAGTCATTTAACTCAGCATCATCCTTTTGAAAGACCACCTGTTGAATCGGTTTCGATCCATTCATCGCTTTGAAGAAAGAAATTTTTCCTAGCTGAGAAGAAGTGCTCATGTTCTGTGAGTTAACTTTTTCCCATTCTTTGGATGTGCAATATGTGTACGATGACGTAGAAGAAACAACAGAGAACAAAAATCCAGCAAGTGTGACCACAACGTCGAAAGGTTTGGCATATTCTTTTATTTGTAAAAGTCTATCATCATCTGATAAAGTTTCACTTGATAGATTTGATTTCCAAATGGGCAACAGGAATAGAATCCGATAGGAGCGCATATCAATGTGTTTGGTACACTGGTCTACAGGCACATTTGCAATTAGATTGGTTTCTTCTAGTGGTATTCCCATACTCTTACAAGAAAGGG from the Leptospira ryugenii genome contains:
- a CDS encoding LEPBI_I2431 family sigma-54 regulated protein; translation: MESRKKERITAAWDDFVVKIYSVNGSPEYLLASFDNISEMGVRATLEMGVDVKEKDLVTGIIESELTKCKIKYSGKVVWLKTTEQGIQFGVKFDEELLLPDVFIARSMAAA
- a CDS encoding globin domain-containing protein → MMPERDIFTPPEGPPGPMPGLEGIFSEWGEEGMRNLVSRFYDLIAESKIAAMFPEELTLAKQKQADFMIQVTGGPSLYLHNWGPARMRMRHFAFLINEESRQVWLSCYKQSLEEFSFSQESKAIFLKFLDQFSRWMVNQA
- a CDS encoding cytochrome-c peroxidase, with the translated sequence MTKQKYTLSVLVILCLGLVGCGPSQETKELQAKAKQMLGALPTSMPGAENDTPELIALGKKLYFEKKLSQNNTQSCNSCHNVEGKAAGVDNLPTSPGAFGKTGDRNSPTVLNAGFHFLQFWDGRAKNLHEQAKGPILNPGEMAMPNEAEVLKRLKDDSEYPGLFAKAFPSAKDAITYENLAEAIAAFERTLVSPSRFDDFVNGDHSALSQEEQNGLQTFISSGCTSCHGGKLLGGDSFRKLGQVNPYETNDLGRFNVTKDASDKYFFKVPSLRNVALTGPYFHDGKVATLEDAIKKMGYHQLGQNLSEADVTKIAKFLGSLSDKTRTN
- the pyrE gene encoding orotate phosphoribosyltransferase, translating into MSLDKKNQVFEWMKSYAYRFSEKPFRLASGKESQHYFNCKEITLHPERLHLLCEVLIEEVIPKFPGTFGAIGGLTLGADPLTYGLALAYQARGIQKYPLIIRKEAKDHGTGQQVEGFHKEVKQCLVLDDVITTGGSTIKAVRALREVGIEVTKGVCILDRQEGGREALEKEGIHMEALFRKEDFR
- a CDS encoding FtsX-like permease family protein, whose translation is MKVIWYYYLWKYHADNKQKMLLSLVSIALGISLFFTTQVNSWRAEESFIDSQIAYSGENFVGQMEHFIPSDDFDLKDLAKILPNGYEIDPILQESIYFRGDEDQLKSIPILGKDIFAYTIFPENQKQSDFEIPILMSEEAFAQLFAKGDAINIQICQQKIDLTKNKVSTTKQSGAFLLTDITTIQKICGKTQQYSKIVIYSIVPNQENAGFSELFFEKIKKHSITWETREGIREKTGKALGSLKINLLVVSLVSVLISFFMITNAFSSLFYARKKEFGILLSLGNSRFSNFVLFAVQAFVLGLVGSILGVLLGTYLIDFPILSSSNTITDEQQIRSYHNVPDWIYLSSLAIGSLGALAAALSSSWKSYQIQAIELVRERSEDKETHSKVFLYSFWVAILFVLIGITVGLFPKPQSIIYGLLGVGFIIIGTVLLLPMCIQKAFSFLFAIFPSLAGKALLRISWEEIRREPLHNSITVSTIFLSIALVFTLQTLTDSYESSLLRWVEEENPFDYSLIDEEKLATGEPGIPISLYDEWKNKYPEWKLEPFIIQPKFPVEKNYYTLHAYPFSSKENEIMVSNNFCYLEKKCDGDFLTFHTEKRGMTSFRIKAVKEHFFSERGTIMMSSDHYDLYFKIKYLNSLRIQLPTGANRSSAEKELQNQVKKHKSLKLLNQNELKNLYVIGMRQVFKSLDLLKLSSIFLTMLSLLNALLYQIKEKGKLLASLRAIGMDKFQLFQFVFFQSAFLTGFGFLIGVLNSALVAPVVVFGINKNAFGWSLDFRYPISWLGIGFFLVPVLATFVSLLAFASQKNSKLSQDLK
- a CDS encoding ornithine carbamoyltransferase, whose protein sequence is MSAPKHLISWKDWTDSEIEELLNFAIYVKNNRVYFFGHMAGRSMAMLFQKTSTRTRVSFEAGMTELGGHAIFLDWMSSNFSLSDIDFEAAYLSRNVSIIMARLKKHEDLLTLKEGSQVPVINGCCNLFHPCQALADILTIANDRPNDWKKTKICYIGVHNNVVNSLIGITAALGIHLTLVTPIAHEESIVKEVVKRGQAKKTLTWETDLKIAVKDADYIYTDTWVDMEFFNDPEFQKEKEERIRLMMPYQVNQELLKHTKAKVMHDMPIHAGYEITREVVSSERSIIFTQAENRLDAQKAVILNLLDSHK
- a CDS encoding OmpA family protein yields the protein MGIPLEETNLIANVPVDQCTKHIDMRSYRILFLLPIWKSNLSSETLSDDDRLLQIKEYAKPFDVVVTLAGFLFSVVSSTSSYTYCTSKEWEKVNSQNMSTSSQLGKISFFKAMNGSKPIQQVVFQKDDAELNDSEKSKIRELAQSLKNVQENYQILLVHKTNTSGDIAYQTRLMKKRSEEIRAILSAEAIDLQRVQTVFTEKEIDAADTVSVTSIYLAIE
- a CDS encoding TetR/AcrR family transcriptional regulator, producing the protein MDRLPLRERKKHLIKEAIAQSARELFSERPFSQVTVAEVADHANVSVKTLFTYFRSKDDLLFFEESNFCEEILAALANRKPGSSYLEAMQGFLWDLIHELQGESILGSFPGFHTSMTIPELQPRLSLLWDRYEGLIAEQISKDEGFEPADPEPRIIASLLLLPFRQLTMASWRSTLEAMNPSKRISTLEKWHSRTQSLIADGIRMYGRK